The genomic stretch TGGactaaggctagtctcaatgtatgtttcatgagagtgtcatggaCATTAAATAGTttaatagggtgccacataaacaAAACtgttgacttggcagggtcattaaatgaagaagtttcatcagatgagagagaagtttcattcccataaaactcatatggctcggttacctagtttatagttttggcaactgtgccataaaactatacattgagactgacctaactATACTACCCTCAGCAGCAGCATCATAAGGTGTGTTTGGTTGTAATTCACATGTGGACAGGGCTCACTTAAGCCAAAAAATGGGTGATTGGTTGGTTCAAGAAGACTCATGGCCAACTTGGGCCAGCCGTACATAGATAGCCTGGTCAGCTTTGAAAGCTCAAATCGGGCTTCCCAACTAAGCCAGACTCTGGCCAGCCGCCTGGCTAGGTTCTCGTCACCGCTCTCTACCTTCTCCGCCTCCTCCCGGTCCCCAACCCCACCTCCTTAGCAACTCCCAGCCACGCCGGCGGCGCCGTTCGTGAGGGAGGCCAGCGCGGAGGCGAGACGCgcgaggcggcggcgccgggcCGCCACGGCCGGGTGGCGACACATCAGGTAGCACCCCGCGGCGGCGCCCGCCTAGAGGAGTTAGCGGCGGTGGTGGCGGGTGAAGGCGAGCGCGCGGTGGCCGAAGATGCGGATGGGGAATCTCTGGTTGAGGCTCTCGGCGACGGCGCGCATGCGTGGGCGCATCTCGGGGTCGAGCTCCGTGCACCCGAGTGCGACGTGGAAGACGACCAAGACCTTCTTCTTGGCGTGCACCTCGCCGAGCAACGTGGGGTCGACCACCTCCAACAGCGGCCGCTGCTCCTTAAAGGTGCGGCGCACCCAGGCCTCTAGGTCCATGCTGCCTTCCCCTTCCGTGGGCTTCGTGCTCGCTCCGTGCTCACGCCCGCTCCGTGCGATGTCCATGCTCGTGCCTGCTCCGTGCACGCCGCCCCCAGGCCTCCAAGTCTAGGTCCATGCTCGCGCTCGCCCAGGCTCCATGCACCCAGGCCTCCAGGTCCAGGTCCATGCTCACGCCTGCTCCGTGCGCCAGGCCACGTACGACACGGCGCCGCGAAGCGCACACGCCGCGCTGCCGAGCTTCTTGGAGTGGCCTCCCACGGCGGCCTTGTGCGCGTCGGCGACAAGGCGGGCGAGGCCGAATCCGGACACGTGCGTGCGGAGCTCGTCGTCCAGCAAGATCTTGGAGGACTTGATGCAGCCGTGCACGTATCGCCGCGGGCTGTACTCGTGCAAGTACGCTAGGCCGCGCGTCGCGCGCTGCGCGATGGATAGACACACGGACCACGACAATGGCGTTTGTGGAGATATGGCGCTCATTGTGTGCTCGACAAATTGCCGTAAAAAATGGTGAAGTTACCTATGTAAAGGAGGTGACTCTACCCAGCTAAATACCAACCAAACACAACTAGATGCTAGCCatatttagggcctgtttggcatGGCTCCAGAGCCGAACTCCAGCCCAGAGTCAAGTGGAGCTAGCCAAACACCCCAACTCTAGAAAATGTTGGAGCAGTCCAACTCTATGGAGTTTTTGGAGCTCTAGTACAAATTTTTGGAGTACCTCTTCTCCTACTCCGAAACCGAACAAAACAGACCAAGACATGGAGTTAGGGTGAAATTACCCGCAATTGCCACTGGTTACACAAGTGAATCGTTATTTTTCTATTCTCCCtaccccttccccttccccttcacGCGAGCCGGTCGGGCAGCGCCGCCCTGTTCTCTCCGCCTCTCTCTCCCCCGCCCCTCCCTCTGCCTCTCTTCCTCGCCCCCCATCCCCCACCGGCGGCCGGTGGCCTGAGCAGGCGGCGCGGTCGGCCATGGCCTGCGACCTGCGCGGCGCCGGCAGGGGCGGGTGTGGCCTGCCCCGCGTGCGGCGGCGCGGCCTCGGCGTGGGTGTGGCTCGCGGCCTGCGCGGACCGGCAGGGGCCGTGCGTGCGGCGGCGCGGCCTACGCGGACCGGCAGGGGCAGGCGCGGCCTGCCCAGCTTCCGCCTGCGGCGGTGCGGCCTCGGCGTGGCTCGCGGCCCCGACGGCACGCGGCCAGGCGGCCGGCACGACCTCGGCGGCTCGCGCCGCGGTCGGCCATGGCCTGCGGCCTGCGCGGCACTGGCAGGGCGAGCGCGGCCTACCCAGCTTCGTGTGCGGCGGCGCGGCCTCGGTGTGGCTCGTGGCCAGGTGGTGGGCGCGACCCCGACGGCACGCGGCAAGGCGGCCGGCACGGCCCCAGAGGCTCGCGTCGCGGTTCAGCCTAGCGTGGCGTTTACGGCGGCCCTGATGTGTGGTTTCCGGCTCTGATACAGTGACAAAAGCACAACTCTAGAGCTCAGAGTATCATTCTAGCCAAACACCTCTACCAAACAGCTCCAACTCCACTTAGAGCCAGCTCTAGCTGGATTTCTGGAGTGGAACTGCTCTATGTGGAGTTGGAGCTATGCCAAACAGACCCTTAGATAGTGTAGACAATTAAACAACTCTATAGCTTGCTAGAATCAAGCTTAGATTAGCCTTAACTTTTTTCATAGCTAGGCTAGAAATAAGGTAAGTAACCAAACACACCAATAATCGTGAACGACCCGTCCTTCTCCACTCGAGACCGGAGAAGAGTGGATCTCACTGCTAGATGGGCACGGAGTATTTATTATTAACAAATATCGTCTGTCCGTCTGATTCTGATACAACGATACTCCACACGACCACACCAACGAAGCTGCCAGGGCCCACAGGCTCAGAGGCTGGAGTGTGGTGTCTCCTGTCCCGTTCCCGCTCCCTGCTTCCCGAACAGGCGGGCTCGCAAAGTCCACGCCGCAGAGGATCCGGCCAAGTTCTAGCGGGCTTCGTCCAATGACACCCCCTCCCTCGTACAGGAGGAACAATCCTATGAACACACACGCAGGCAGCAGCAGTACCAAACGTCCAATTCCATCCACCCCCAGCACCAAATCCAGGTCGCAAATTTCCAACCAGAACCCGCGGCTAGTCAAAAGCACAAAAAGCCCACCACCACTCCGCAAAGATCAAACCCTTAAGAAATCCCGAGCACCAGGCACCAGCTACGCTGCTGCTAATTATTCCATCCCATCCGTCTCTCTCCATCGATCGCTCCATAAAATTTCTTTTCCTCATCGCTTAGCAGCAGCAGGCCAGCAGGAATCAGCTCGACGACcacagcaggcagcagcagcagctaccGCACAACACAAAACACTCTTCCACTCTCCCATCCGACGGAGGAGAGAAACACGAAacgaaacaaaaacaaaacaaatacAAAGGCCTGAACCATCAACCCAGGCGGAAAAGGGAAGGtggggagagaaaaaaaaaagggtttTGGTTTTTATTATTAGCTGCACAACACACAAATGGCAGCAGCGATCCAAACCCAATCCCCAGCGCCGCAGCGCGTGGGTAATAATCCCAGTTCGAGGAGCAGTAGTCGCTCCGCCCGTTGCTGTTCCTGGCCTGCGCTGCGGCTTCCCCCAATCTCCTCCACATCCCTATCCATCTTCCCCTCTTCTTCGTTCGTCGCCTTTGCTTTTGCCTTACCCACCcacccatccatccatccatccatccatccgcgGCGGGGCGGTGTTCGTGGTGTTCAAGTTATTGTTGTTGGTGTCATTATTCCTTTCCTCCTCCCAGTTCGTTTCGGGCATATCGGTGTTTTGGGTATTCTTCGACACGGAGATCCAGCCGCACATCGATTCGCCTTTTTTACTCTCTTCGCGACGCGGGGTGCTATAATAGCGACTGCGAGGCATTTGGTGCGGGCAGACGCTACGAAGAGGTGGGGGTGAGAAAAAGTAAGTTGGGAAGTTTCTGCGCCTTTGCTTTGCAGAAGGAGGTGCTCGGATCTAGGTTTCCAGGTTCTCGATCGCCGCCATGGACGCCGGCGgagacggggacggggacggcgCCGGGAAGGCGGCGCTGGAGGCCCCCGCCGAGGCCACGACCCCGCCTCCGGCGCCAGTGGCGGCCCCGGCCCCGGTCTCCGCTTCTACGGCTGCGGCGGGCGCGGGGACCTCGGGGTCGGGGGAGAAGCCGGTGAAGCGGATGATGAAGACCCCCTACCAGCTTGAGGTTTTAGAGAAGACCTATGCGGGTTCGTGGATTTCAATGAATTCATTCGAGTGTTTTTTTCCCCTGATTTTTTTGGGGCGTTTTTATCGATTGGGGGGTTTTGGTTTGCTGCAGCGGAGCAGTACCCGTCGGAAGCTATGCGGCTGGAGCTGTCGGCCAAGATAGGGCTGTCGGACAGGCAGCTCCAAATGTGGTTCTGCCACCGCCGCCTCAAGGACCGCAAGCCACCGGCGAAGCGGCAACGGCGGGAGGAAGAGTCTGCACTAGCACCAGTGATGCCTCCACCGCCAGTGTTGCCGGCACCTGTGTCTGTGATGCCACTGGCAAGCAGTGACCATATGGTGGGTGCTCCTGGGCCGTACGATGAGCCGTTACATCCAGTTCACTCGCGAAGGGGTGCTGGGCGGTCCTCAGCAGTCCCCAGGATCTCTATGCCGGATATTGGGAGGAGGTATTACGAGCCAACTCCAATTATGATAGCGCCGGCTATCCCGTCGATGCAGCTCACACAATCTGAGCTCCGCGTGATTAATTCTGTGGAGTCAGAGCTCGGGGAACCATTGAGGGAGGATGGTCCAGCGCTTGGCATTGAATTTGATCCCCTTCCTCCTGGCGCCTTTGGTGCACCGATTGGTATGCATATTGAAATCTGAAGTCATTGTGTTTTAAGCCAAGGTTTTAAGCTAGTCTATTGTATGGCCCAATTTAGTTTTAGGGCAGAGTGGAGCAGTGCAGCAGCTCCAtacatttgtgtcatatggagcgAGGGAGGTATTAGATTGGAGACAGCTGCGCTAGTGCCTCCCTCACTCCCAAGAGGAAGAATCATGCCCCGAATGTCGTCTTGCACGTCCAGTTGCGACATTGTAATCTGGTCAGTGGACGGTGGCTGCCACTAACATCTACTGCAAAGTGGCAAGTGGCAACTGAAAGTGTGACATATTGCCGGGCTTTTATGTCTAGCTGGTCTACCTGGGCTTTTGGTGAGGCCCAATTAGTATTAGGGCATGGGAGAGTGGTGTAAACTTTGCATCAAGCACCTTAGAAATAGTGGCCTGCGCCACCTCCTGTGCTATAATATTTTCATTGCACATCAGAAGACAAGGAGGGATCTGAAGGGAGGCAGCAAGGCGAGCGCTGCCTCAACTAGATCCGTCTCCCATAGTTCTTCGCCATCCATGTTGGTTCTTACCGGGAGCAAGGGAGGGTACTTACTGGGATGTGAAAGGGCCGACATCATGGCAACGGTAGGGCTGCACTAGGGTTTGGCTCAGGCCCTTCTACTTTCTCTCCCCTGCGCTCTAGATCCTATTTCTTGTTCCATATGTCCTGCCATCAGGTCTGGAAGCAAGCCGCTGAATGAGCTAAGGCTAGTCAACGACTACTTACCACACCCAACTTGACATGGAAGTTTAGTATGTGGCATCAATGTTCTAGGACCAGGTTACTGGTAGATAAAACATTGCCATATATCTCTAGATCCAGTTTGCGGTATTTGAGTTGATTTTGTTTAGGGGGAATGGGCCATATATCTCTAGATCCAATAGACATGAATTGAGTTGATTATGTTTAGGGGGAATTGGAAAATAGTGTGGATGAGGATTTTGTTGCTTTTGTATGGTCCCATGTATCCATAATCCAATCATACTAGATCTGATCTATTGCCCAAAGTTTGATTTGGATGGCATCACCTTGAGAAGGATTGGCACCGGAGCACACCCCCTTAACGTTTTACAAACAAAATATTAGATGGGCATCTGCTAAATGGCGTGCGTCTAAGTCTTGTATAAGTTTCTTTATTTGGTGAATAAAAGTTCATATATGGGGATTATATTAATAGCATCTGTGCACTTACCAATACAAGTTCtaattattgaaaatcttttccTGTGTATTTTCTGGCAGTTCCAGAGCAACAAAAGCAGCCTGTGCGATCTTATAATACGAAGATGTTTTCTAGGCATGATCAAAAGCTCTTAAAGGTATATCTCTAGGAAACTTTAAATGTAAGTTTATCTCTCTTATATGTATCTGTGGTGGATTTGTGCCATTGCATAAACTGGGTTTTTGATTTGAATGTGCTTACCTTTTGAAGTTAAATTGCATCAGTGCTCAGTGGTGCTAAAATGATGGTGGTCTGGTGGTGTGAGGTCTATTTAATTTATCTCCTATTAATATGTGATTTTGAGTAATTAAGGTTGCTGTGCTGATTCATTAGCCCTAAACTTTGATTGTGCCCTACTCAAATGAGtgtgtgtgcatcatacctcgtGGTGATTGCTAAGTCAGTTCGGAATAGGGCATGTATTTCTATATTTTAAATGGTAAGAATGCCTAGGAAGATTCAAAATCGTAAATCATGTTTTACCAGTTTTATGAACATGAGGCTACTAAGAATTTGGTGACTTGGTTGCAACAAATATTGGCGTGCATGATTATCATGTAGTACTTGGTGGGCACCTTTTTCTCTGCAATTCTGCATTAGTTCTGCACATCAAGCTATGCATGGTGGTTATGTTTCCTATGATTGTAGTTGCAGAAGAGCTACTTATCTTTACAAGTGTTATCCCCTTAGCATATATCTCGACTTTGGTCAGTATTCATGCTGCAAACTTTGTTCCCCTAATGATATTTGCATCAATCTGTATTCTTAGGTTTCTGGGTAACACTACTCTCTATGCCATACTTACCATATTAAGGGTTCCATGATCCTCTTTAGTTTCCTAAGTATCACATTTTTAATCTCCTGTTCTTTCTTTTTCCCCCTAGGCTTCAGCATTTTTACCTACCATGGAGTCCCCATCTGTTCCAAACTCATTCACTGGGAAGAGAAAATCAACGGTTGGTAATTCACCTATAGTCCAACCTCATGTTGGATCACGGGCTGTCCATGAGTATCAGTTCCTTCCTGAGCAACCAAGTGATACATATGAGAGGGCAAGCCGATCTCACTACTATGATACTCCAGTGGAAGTTTCGAATTCTAGGATATCTTCTCTCACATCAGGATCACAGCTTCTCCATGGATCTGAGGTGGCTGCGCCTAGTTATGCTTTTCAAGGCCACACATCTGGTTCTAGCCTGATGCCCCAGTCCAGCAGGTCTCAGGTGTTTCCAGCAGCACCAGCAGATTATGAGACGACCCAGTCTAATAGCAACCTTAATTCTGTTCCTGATGAAGGCCAGTTTGATATTTCTCAGGTTGCTGCATTTGAAAACCCACTTATATCATATGAAAGAAGAGCTTATCATGATGAAGATACTTCTCGAGTGGAAAGAAAACGAAAAGTATGATTTCTTTAAGTTCATATACGTATCTTGCCCTTCAGCTTTATAGTCGTATACATATTAAATTTGTCTGGGATTTTCTTCAgcataatgaagaagcaaaGATTGCAAAGGAAGTTGAAGCTCACGAAAGACGAATTAGAAAGGAGCTTGAGAAACAAGATATCTTGAATAGAAAGGTATTACCGGTTCTATATAATTGTAGATATGTCTTCCTCGTTAAATTCACTTACAATGTGATGTTTGTGCAGAGAGAGGAGCAAAGGCGCAAGGAAATGGAGAGACTTGACCGCgagagaagaaaagaagaggagagattacTGCGGGAGAGACAGAGAGAAGAAGAGAGGTTCCAAAGAGAGCAAAGGCGTGAACATGAGCGTATGGAGAAGCTTTTGCAGAAGCAATCTAGACGAGTTAGTTTTCTGGTTCTTAGAATGCTAACTGTAAACGTAGTGTATTAAATAGCTTATTCCTTCTGCCTACACCTGTGCAGGCAGAGAAACAAAGGCAAAAGGAGGAACTCCGAAAAGAGAAAGAAGCAGCAAGGCAAAAGGCGGCCAATGAAAGGGCTACTGCACGCAGAATTGCACGGGAGTATATGGAACTGGTGGAAGATGAGCGTTTGGAACTAATGGAATTAGCTGCACAAAACAAAGGCTTGCCCTCAATGTTGCATCTTGACAGTGACACATTGCAGCAGCTTGATTCTTTTCGAGGTATGTTACATATTCGTCTAGTTTAGTTCCAAACTCCTTAATATAATATATACTCTTTAAGAAGTAACATTTCACTTCTATTGACTTCATTGGGCAAAATTCCAGTTTCCTGTGTATCCACTAACAGAGGGTAACTAAGACATGGAAATAGACGTAGACTAACAATTCATTGTATCTATAGTCTTTTATGTTACAAGCCTGTTGAATTTCTAGGTAAGAATCTGAGCATTGAAGAATGCTTTATTCCTACTGCTTTAGGTCACCACATGTGCATTCAAAATAGAGCACTTTTTAACAGGAGGATTTTTGGGCTTGTTTGGATCTCAAGTTATGCCTTGGATGGTTTTCAGGATAATgataagatttttttttctaaaaagtaaGAAAAAAGTTAGCAGGATTTCGGAGTTTCAGAAAATCACTCCAGTACTTTTTTAATCAAGAGAATTCAAAGTATAATACAAAAAATGCACTTTTGCCCTAATATTTCGCTTCACATTATTCTGACTGTTCACAAATTAAATTTCCCTTTCCCACAAGTCACTTGAAACTTTCTTTTGGTAAAATGCCTCTGATGGTTTTTGCCACATAGTTGTTTATTTTAGCAATAGTTTTTTTTCCCTCGTGAACACACTGGAGTTTTCATATTATaatattaagaagaaaaagcTCAAGACACCCTTACAAATACACCTACTCACACCAACGTTTCTAAGACTACAGGCCGCCTTGGTTACAGAACAAAACCAACATCAACCTAGGAACAAAGACTCACTTGGATGCTAGGGTAGCCAGGTAGGATATACCTCTGGCCTGGCTAAACTGCAAAACCTCATTTTCTCATTGTCTAGCAACAAAGCTTCAGGCAGATGGCAGGGCTCCATAAAAACACGATGATTTCGATGGTTCCAAAGTGTTCAAACCCCTAAGATGATAATGTAATTCAAACCTTGACATGCTTATCCATTGGCCTCCTCAAATCTCATTAATTCTAGCCCACCGGCCCACAGAGGACGTCACTCCAAGCTGCTGGGAGAGGTTTTGCATGCCAATTTTCTGCAATTGAAAAATGCACTCGCTCATTTGACATGTACTGTTATTTAAGGCATTATCATCAATGGAACAGACATGTGACAATATGATAGCTTGTTCGGTTTTAGGTTTTACTTCTGACATTGGAAGCCTAACTGCATATTTGAACTTAcatgtttttcatttttttattctCCTTTTCCAGGCATGCTAAGACAATTTCCTCCTGCAACGGTGAGACTGAAGTTGCCATTTTCTATAAAGCCTTGGACTGGATCTGAGGATAATGTTGGAAAGCTTTTGATGGTAATGCTGTATTCATCTTACAGTCttgctcttttctttttattatttggacATTTCTTAAGAGATGTTGAGACCCTAAACATATCTTGGTTAGTATTGTTAGCAAAGATTTTAGGTTGCCTTGATTCATAAATGGCCACACTATATTTATGGGGACATTATTCCTAAGAAACATTAACTGTGAAGGTCGCTGTCATCTCCTTTGTTCAAAGGCTAGTAACGCAGGTGTGTGTTGGGTTTTTGTATGGGGAGACCTCTTGACACCTCCCCTGTTTTCCTGTACATTTTGTACGGTGCCTTTCTCATTCTTAATGAAATGGCACACTGTTCCCCTGTGTCGTTCGAGAATAAAGAAGTTCCTAAGAAACATTAAATTACAACTGAACTGTTCTGTTTGTTTTATTTATAAAGATGCTTTGCTCATGTCTGTTTATCTTCCCTTATGCTTCTCTCTAGTACACATGTATAAATGTTTTAATACATTGCAATCAATTCTATGTTTGTCTATGTACCATAGTATATGGTGTTTGCATAACTTCATCTCAAGAGACATTTTTGCTAACTGAATTGCAGGTGTGGAAATTCTTCATTACTTTTACTGATGTTCTGGGTCTTTGTCCAGTTACACTCGATGAGTTTGTTCAGTCTCTTCATGATTATGTAAGTTCCTTTTTCCTCTGGACTTCTGTatgtttttatttctttttcttttgctgGTAGAGTAATGGTAAGGGAGGAAAATtgaataaatagatatgtatggTTATGTTCTTCACACTTTCTGAGTGGTAAGATCAGGCACAAAGAAAGACACGTGGATGATTGATCAAAgattcaaaggttatctctcgcTTGGGGCAACAAATGAATTAATATTAAATTGGACAGGAGTGGATACACAGCTCTCCTGTGTGTTCGAGAAAATTGAACAGGAGTGACCTGTGACCACAGTCCTTATGTTTGTCTTAGTTCCTACTAGTGGTCCTATAACATTTCTTATGTCAGATTTGATATTCCTTGTTTTTGTGTTCTACGAGCGCATTTATCTGTACTGCCATTAAAGTTTTAATTCATAATATATCAATTTAAAAATTTaactttgtatatattattgaatATCATAAATGAAACTTGGATGAAGGGCGGGCCTGGTGCAAGCGATAGAGTCTTGCCGCCTGTGACCGGAAGGTCCCGGGTTTGAGTCGCGGTCTCCTCGCATTGCACAGGTGAGGGTAAGGCTTGCCACTGACACCCTTCCCCAGACCCCGCACAGAGCGGGAGCTCTCTGCACTGGGTACGCCCCCCTTATAAATGAAACTTGGATCTCAGTGGTCATGCAAAGCTGAAACAATTCCAAGTTCATTCATGAATTTGGTTGACTCAGAATATGCAACGGAAAGCTTTTTCTTAGTATTTCTTTTTGTTTGATCTCATTAGGGTTCTTTGCTCCATTTAACTAGGTGCTACATAACTAAAACCATGGTACACTGGTATTCTGCCAGTGTGTTTATTATCTTATCTATCACCTTTTTTATACTGGGAGATGTCTGCTGATTTGGGTATTAGCTGGTGTCCATACAGAGCTGTTTATTATATCCATGACTTCACATGTCCACGCAATACAGTACTGTTATATATATTCTTTTATAAAACTTTTGTAGCCTTGGTCACTAGGCTTGGAAGCTAGCATCTTCTGAAGCAATATACTGATAATCTACAATATTTTTTCTTATATTTGTCTTATCCTAAATTGTTATCTTTTTATAGGATTCAAGGTTGTTGGGGGAACTGCATGTTGCTCTACTGAAATCCATTATAAAGGATATTGAGGATGTTGCTAGAACTCAATCAATTGCACTGGGGGTAAATCCAGGTGGCCATCCACAAATTGTTGAAGGGGTGGGTATATAATTGTACATGCATATTTGATGTTAATTTCAAATATTACATTCATTTTCTTTTCATCCTGTCCATTTCTGTTTTTTCTTAATATATTCTTGAACAATTATGTTTCCTTCTGGCAGGCATATGCCTGGGGATTCAATATACGTAGCTGGCAACGCCATCTTAATCTTCTTACATGGCCTGAGATATTAAGACAGTTTGCTTTATCTGCTGGTTTCGGACCCCAGTTAAAGAAAAGGACGGTAGAAGATTCTTACTATCGTAACGATAATGAGGTCTGTGCTCCTATACATCCCACCTGCCTTTAAGATGATTTCAGTTAAAAGTCACTTGAATCAGTTAAGATATTTGAATTctattataagtttctccttaacTGATACAGTACCTTGTAAACAAATGGTCAAGTGATACTTATGAAATTCAAAATAACCTCCTGAATGATGCCAGCAACTTACCATTAATACTTAGGCTGTGTCTTATTTTGTTTGAGGTCCTTCCACATTTTAACCTACATCATGTTGAAGAAATGATGAGTATTAATCACAAATATAGATTGATTTTAAAGATAACCAGTTTGCTTGTTTCTAGTGATTAGGCTGAAGGTCAAAAGTCAACTGAAAAAGTACTGAAATAATGAGAATTCTCATGAAAAATTAAACATATATCTGAGCCATGTGAAATATTAGTTCTCAGAAGCGATCTCTAGTGAGTTTACACCAAATTCTCAGTTTTCTGCATGACAAGAAAAAAACATATAAAAGTATTTTCACAAGGTCGGCGCAAAATTTGTTGCAGGGTCATGATGGTGAGAATGTTATATCGACACTTCGAAATGGTTCAGCAGCTGTGAATGCTGCTGCTAAGATGAAGGAAAGAGGTTACACCAATCGACGTAGATCCCGCCACCGTCTCACTCCTGGAACTGTAAAATTTGCCGCTTTCCATGTGCTTTCTCTTGAAGGGAGTAAAGGTCTCACAATATTGGAAGTAGCAGAAAAAATTCAGGTACATACACATATATGTATCTTTAATTCCTTTCCCTCTTAAGTGGCTATCTTTGATTTTGTAAGCTGACTATTTTCCTGTTCAGAAATCTGGATTGAGAGACCTCACAACAAGCAAGACACCTGAGGCATCCATAGCTGCTGCCTTGTCTAGGGACACAAAACTTTTTGAGAGAACTGCTCCTTCGACATATTGCGTGAAGTCGCCTTATAGAAAAGATCCAGCTGATTCTGAGGCCGTGTTGTCAGCAGCACGTGAAAAAATTAGGGCTTTTCAGAATGTGCTTTCTGACTCTGAAGCTGAAAAGGAGGCAGATGAAGCTGAGAGGGATGATGATTCTGAATGTGATGATGCTGACGATGACCCTGATG from Sorghum bicolor cultivar BTx623 chromosome 3, Sorghum_bicolor_NCBIv3, whole genome shotgun sequence encodes the following:
- the LOC8061840 gene encoding receptor protein kinase-like protein ZAR1 — its product is MSAISPQTPLSWSVCLSIAQRATRGLAYLHEYSPRRYVHGCIKSSKILLDDELRTHVSGFGLARLVADAHKAAVGGHSKKLGSAACALRGAVSYVAWRTEQAPGGGVHGAGTSMDIARSGREHGASTKPTEGEGSMDLEAWVRRTFKEQRPLLEVVDPTLLGEVHAKKKVLVVFHVALGCTELDPEMRPRMRAVAESLNQRFPIRIFGHRALAFTRHHRR
- the LOC8061841 gene encoding homeobox-DDT domain protein RLT2 isoform X1; its protein translation is MDAGGDGDGDGAGKAALEAPAEATTPPPAPVAAPAPVSASTAAAGAGTSGSGEKPVKRMMKTPYQLEVLEKTYAAEQYPSEAMRLELSAKIGLSDRQLQMWFCHRRLKDRKPPAKRQRREEESALAPVMPPPPVLPAPVSVMPLASSDHMVGAPGPYDEPLHPVHSRRGAGRSSAVPRISMPDIGRRYYEPTPIMIAPAIPSMQLTQSELRVINSVESELGEPLREDGPALGIEFDPLPPGAFGAPIVPEQQKQPVRSYNTKMFSRHDQKLLKASAFLPTMESPSVPNSFTGKRKSTVGNSPIVQPHVGSRAVHEYQFLPEQPSDTYERASRSHYYDTPVEVSNSRISSLTSGSQLLHGSEVAAPSYAFQGHTSGSSLMPQSSRSQVFPAAPADYETTQSNSNLNSVPDEGQFDISQVAAFENPLISYERRAYHDEDTSRVERKRKHNEEAKIAKEVEAHERRIRKELEKQDILNRKREEQRRKEMERLDRERRKEEERLLRERQREEERFQREQRREHERMEKLLQKQSRRAEKQRQKEELRKEKEAARQKAANERATARRIAREYMELVEDERLELMELAAQNKGLPSMLHLDSDTLQQLDSFRGMLRQFPPATVRLKLPFSIKPWTGSEDNVGKLLMVWKFFITFTDVLGLCPVTLDEFVQSLHDYDSRLLGELHVALLKSIIKDIEDVARTQSIALGVNPGGHPQIVEGAYAWGFNIRSWQRHLNLLTWPEILRQFALSAGFGPQLKKRTVEDSYYRNDNEGHDGENVISTLRNGSAAVNAAAKMKERGYTNRRRSRHRLTPGTVKFAAFHVLSLEGSKGLTILEVAEKIQKSGLRDLTTSKTPEASIAAALSRDTKLFERTAPSTYCVKSPYRKDPADSEAVLSAAREKIRAFQNVLSDSEAEKEADEAERDDDSECDDADDDPDGDDVNTEVEDDKDPPLAVKAQDEVPSTTTVIGIRSELDSVGNALNSSSSFTKSAKGTPLPSLGKSDAADTSNDSPLGGSSANHEVAPGDSENTQIDESNQVEPWVRALAEGDYYDLSVEERLNALVALVGVATEGNSIRGVLEERLELANALKKQMWAEAQLDKRRSKEEFASRVQYNSDMGLKADIYQENNATEISSTPACDVYKENDGHVGTINSCEMDDQHNQGNFGSMAYERNGIGQEILATPDTSYVQQYAYADKTRSQLKSYIGHRAEQLYVYRSLPLGQDRRRNRYWQFTTSASPNDLGSGRIFFESKDGCWRVIDSEEAFDSLVAALDTRGSREAQLHSMLQVIEPTFKEAIKRRSAGIELPAGRYPKNGATDMIRANYHSEVGSSSSTPFGVTSDIVTAYADSFKVELGRNDFEKTAISKRADKFLKWMWRECYNQELTCAMKYGKKRCSELLHSCNCCYQIYLAEERHCPSCHKTFKSIYNFSDHTTQCEEKRRTDPYWKMQITDYSVPIGMVLLKLQLVMIEAAIPSEALQPFWTDVYRKSWSVKLYTTKSIAETFQLLTVLEGAIRPGCLSSDFETTSECLNSQSIAPQNPVLPAGSASALPWVPDTTSAVMLRMLDLDSAISYVQNQKMERDDGGFMKFPSRYTVAKSKQEGILEPTGLNLYDGRWLPGSGRRGRGRGSRGGSRGGRGRSRGGRIPRGVSSSSRIEFKDEIVASDKAPRKNARRGRARGRGSRRGRRTVRPRQPSAGRARSIPKENLLGSFSMLSSSKPAPVEESPQSSGADEWGLETRVTYNECDENSSGSESEDNEENGQPMDEDYEEQVLDYSMGYSSGSRHHGTMSMMDHETEEEDEDAEGDENVEEDDADQAVDDADVEMDEDDETGDDGEDGNVGGEMNADEDPDATSYSSDYSE